The following DNA comes from Cellulophaga sp. HaHa_2_95.
ACTTTTGCAGTGTTGTGTTTTACATTTAAAATATAGTTGTTAGGAAAGCCTTGTACTTTAGATGTAATTACTTGTACATTATAATTACCCAAACTATTGTCTCTTTTTGTATTATCTATAGAAACTCCTAACGAAGGGCCATTATACTCAAAACCAGTAGGTCCCGGTTTACATAATTTTGACCATTCTGAGCAAGGTAGATATGGTAAAAATAAATGCTTTAATTTAGCTCCTGTATTTTTGTAAGTTACTTTCACATTTTTTACGGTAGAGTTTTTAAAACTTCCAGGTTTAATGCCGTTTACTGCCGGGTTAGAGTGGTTGTAGGCTCTTTCACTAAAATCGTTAGCTATACGTACTGCCCAAGTTCTACCATTATTACGTTTGTATAATTCTGATACTGAACCAGCGCCTAAAATACCCTCTATATAATTTTTATAAGCTTGTCCGTTTGCTCTATTTTCTTTATCAAAAATTTCAATAAATCCATGTTCTACGCGTACTGCATAGGCACAACCAATTGCCGTAACATCATCTATAGTTACTTTTCCATTTTCCATAAAATGAGGAGAAAACATCACAGGGGTTAAACCATTTGTATTACTAATTTTTGTAGCAAAAATATCTCTTACGCCACCTCTGTTAGCAGCTTTCATTGCTAAGTTATCAGTCTCAAGACGTAGTGTTACTCCTCCCTTACATTTAAGGTTTTTGAATAAAATATTATCTGCAGCATAGGCTTGTATTAGTCCATATCCAGTGTGTGCATTTGTTTGATTAACATTTTGAATAATACCTTTATGTGGCCAAGAATCACCAGGTTTACCAGTAAAACTTATTAAAATAGAGGCAAATACTGTTTTCTCATCCTTAATATCAAAATTAGAGATTTTAAAATTTTCTACATTTCCTACATCAGCCACTATTAGATTTTTTGAAGAATTGCCCCTTAAGTCCACAGTAAAATTTCCTCCTTTACCAATGATACTGACATTCTCAATTTTTTCTCCTGTTTTACTGGCAAAATCAAAAATTCTGTGATTACTGTTGGCCGCAATGCCTCTTGTTGGGTAAATGGTAGCTCCTTTATCTATTTCTAAATGTACATTAGATTGCATTCTAATTTTATTTAAATAGTATTTACCTGCCGGTATGATCAATTTTCCACCACTGGAAGATAAATTAGCTATTGCCGTATTTAATTTGGCGCTATCATCATTATTATCTCTATTATTTACATTAAAATCTGTTACCAAATTTTTAACATTTGATAGTACTGCATTACTAGGTGGTCTGTAGAATCTACCGTCCGAAACCTGCAGTTCCGTGACTGTTTCTAATGGTTCTGCATTCTGATTTTCTTCAATCTCTTTAGAACATCCCATAGCTAATAAAGCCATAGTTGTTGCATAAAAATGTTTTAATTGTACTTTCATTATAAGATGTTTTGAGGTTAAGGGCGCAAATTAGAGTCTTTGTTCAGGCTTTAGTAAGTGTATTTTATCCCCGTTGAGTAGTATTTTATCTTATATAGAGTGTGTTCTACAACGCTAGAAAAAAGAAAAGGGTTGTGAGTTCCTACGTTTATTGTATTTGTTAGTTTTTAATGTTTAAATACTAAATACTTAGTAAATGTTTTATTTATTGTGAATTTGCAAATATTTTGTTTTAATTTTTGTCAGATTGATTTTGTGTAGATTTTTTTCGTAAAATTGGTGAACCAAAATGGTAAACCAATTTGGACCCCAATTTTATTAATTTAAATAATTACACATGAAAAAAATGACCAATTACAAATTTTTGGCAACAGGTATTTTCTCCATTGCAGTATTTTTAACAAGCTGTAGCCAAACCGAACAGGAAGAAGTAGTATTGGCTCCAGAAGCTATGGAAGCACCAAAACTCAGTGCTAAAGTGTATCAAATTTCAGACTTCTATATTGAGACAAGTTGGCTCAGTGGGGAGGACAGTAGATCTACTAAATCTTTTAGTTCTACAGGGACCGATAACGAAAGTTGGTATGATAAAAATTCTAGTGGATATTATACTATGAAAAGTTTAGCTACTGACGGTAACCGTACGGAATGGAAAGAGATTGAAGAATCTTCATTGACAAATGGTAAGAGTATGATCTATAAGGCCAAAGTAGAGTCCATACCAGAAAACGGAGTAACCATAGCACAAATTCACAATAGAGGGAACAATGTAAACAGACCTTGGTTACGTGTTTTTATTGATGACGATCGTAAAATTAAAATTAAAGTAACTACAAATAATCCTTCTAACAGTTCTGGAACGTACCAAGAATATACGGGGGCTACGTATTCTCAAGGGAGTGATTATATTTTGTCAATTACCTATAATGGAGGTGGTGCTACTGTAAAAGTTACCACATCTAGTGGATCAACTATCATTAATAAGACTATATCACCATCTAGTTCATGGAATAGCTATTCAAACACCTACTATTTTAAAGCAGGGGTGTATACTGAGGGAGATGACAAACAGCCTAAAATTACATTCAATTATTTCTATTTTAATGATTAAACAGTGATGAATAAAAAATTAAAGACCACCCTAATCAGGTGGTCTTTACTATTATAATATATAGATGGGCGCTAAACTTTATTGGTTTTAGACGCGCAATCAACACAAGTACATTTCCCTGATTCGCAGACGCATTTTCCGTCTTCGTTCATAACACAGTCTTTATTCTTTGTGTGCTTTTTGCAATTTTTGTCGGTACACTTACCATCTTCTCCTATTGTACAGGTCATTTTTTTTGCATGTTCTTCGCAATTTACACATGCACAGGTATCGCCCTCACATTTACATTTACCGTCTAAATGGGCTTGGCAAGTGGCACTAATTTCTTTATCGGTTAACATCAAATCCATCTTGCACACAGGGCAACTCCCTGCTTCATGGTATGATTTACCGTCTTCGCAATTCATAGGACAACTATAAAGTAATGCGGAGACTTCATTAGATTCAACATTTTTCTTATTGTCTTTACATGCCGAAACAGTAGTTAATGTAGTTACAGAAATTACTGCTATATATATAATTTTTTTCAATTTCATAAGGAAGATTTTTTTTTCAAGGTACTATTTTTTTATAAACATTGTATTTGATGACCGTGAATAAAAGTATAATTCAAGTTCTAAAAGAATACTGAAATAAAATTATAATTTTTTCTATCTTTTTATGACATTGGTTAAATATATTTTTAATTATAAATACTTCAATTTCAAATACCTCGTTTACCTTCTCAGAGGATATAGTCTTGGATTTAGAAAAAAAATTCAAAACATATGGTTCAATACCTAAAATTTACCTAAATTCCATTTTTTAAAAACTTTTTGAATATGATATTTCTAGTAGTATTAGCAATAATTTTGATTCCTGTATTTATGGGAGTTTCTATCTATAATGGCTTGGTTCGTAAAAAAACCTTAATGAAAGAGGGGTGGAGTAGTATAGATGTATTTCTTAAAAAACGAAATGACCTTATTCCTAATTTAATAGAAACAGTTAAAGGATATGCTACTCATGAAAAAACCTTATTCGAAAATGTGACCAAATCTAGAAACATGGTACAAAATGCAAATACGGTTGCAGATCAAAGCGCGGCAGAAAATGCATTAAAAAATTCGATGATGAATTTATTTGCTGTTTCTGAAAATTATCCAGACTTAAAAGCCAATCAGAATTTTATAGAATTGCAGAATGAATTGACTTCTATGGAGGAAGAAATAGAAATGGCACGTAGGTATTATAATGGTACGGTAACCGATAACAATATTGCCATAGAAACTTTCCCATCAAATATAGTAGCCAACATGTTTAATTTTGAGAAAGGTACTTTTTTCGAAATTAAAGATGCAGCACAAAGAGAACCTGTAAAAGTTTCTTTTTAAAGCATACAAAACATGTTAAACATTTATGCTTCTTATGATGTGTTTCCTAGCTCAAAAGGCTCCTCTACACATATAAAAGAAATGATTACCGCTTTAGCTACCCATGCGGAAGAACTTTCGTTGTTGTGTCTAAGAGGTAATGCTAAACTTCCGGCAGTACAAAAGCACGATAATATCCTTATCAAACGTTTTTACTCGGAAGAAAAACTGAACTACTTAGAAAAGGCATCGCTATTTTCTGAACGTATTTACCTAGAGATATCTCAAAATGAAAAGGAAATTAAAATCGCACATTTTAGAGATATTTGGAGTGGTTTAGGAATTACAGCCCATAAAAATATTCCATCGGTTTTTGAAGTAAATGCTTTGACTTCTATAGAGTTGCCGTATCATTATCCAAACCTGACGGATGAGTTTTTAGAAAAGCTTAAATTTTTAGAGCAGAAATGTCTAGACGAAGCCACGGTAATTATTACACCATCCGCAACGACAAAAAAGTTTTTAATCGCTGCTTACGCTGTTCCGGAAGAGAAAATTAATGTGATTCCTAATGGCGCATATATACCAGAATCATTTGATAAACCAGAAGACGCACCTGATCACTATATTATTTATTTTGGGGCTTTACAACGTTGGCAAGGTATAGAAGTGCTTTTAAAAGCCATGAGCTATTTAAAAGATTATCCAGATTTAAAATTGCTCATCTGTTCTTCCGTAAAAGAAAAGGCGTTTAAGCCTTTAAAAAAGTTGATTGAAAAATTAGAGCTTGCAGATAGGGTTATTGTAAAAACTCAAGTGCAGCGAGAAGAGCTTTACAACTATATCCATTTTGCAACACTATCTATTGCGCCTTTAAAAGCTTGTGACCGAAACATTACGCAAGGATGTAGCCCCTTAAAAATATTGGAATCTATGGCTTGTGGTACGGCCCTCGTAGCATCAGATTTACCTGTAGTCCGGGAATTAGTATCAGAACAAGAAGCTATGTTAGTAGAACCTGATAGGGAATTAGATTTGGCTCGCTCCATTCGGTTTTTATTGGATACTCCAGAAGAGCGTGAAATTTTGGCAGCCAAAGCATTACAAAAAATGAAAGAAGAATTTACTTGGGAATTGCAAGTGAATAAGTTGAACCAAGTTTATAAAAACCTAACCTAATTATGAGTCAACAAGGATCTGTCTTAACTCAGGAACAGTTTCAAGGTGCCCCAATAGAAAGAGCACATTTGCATAGGGGTTTTTCATCGAAGAAAACACCTTTAAAATGGATTCGCTTTTTTAGAGCGTGCGTTTTGCAACGAGAAAGTGCGAATACGAAGAAAAAGAAAGAAATAAAGAAGGTCTGGTTGATCACCGTAGGGGCAATTATCCTATCACATTTGATTGACTATGTTGCGTACTTTCCTACAACACTATTTTTTATTGCCGCTATAATTACGGCTATCATACTCAATGTAAGGATCAAAAAGAAATTTAAAAAGAATTATACAGAAGGTTTTGATTTTTTCTCGGATTACTTTTCTGCTTTTTTTACCTTAATCGAAGAAGACTTACAACCGCAATCAAGAATTACCTTAGAGGCTAACGTAAAAGATACCATAGAAAAAAGCAATCTACAAAAGGAAGAAGAGTATACCTCAGAGAACAGAGGCTTTTTATCTGGGAAAGATTATTACTATGAAAAAATTATTAGTAAAGGGTCTTGTTTTTTAAGTGATGGGTGTACCCTAAATTTTAGTTTTTCAGAACGGCTACGAAGTAGAATTGTCAAAAAAAGAAGTGCTAGCGGAAAACGAAAAACA
Coding sequences within:
- a CDS encoding Iota-carrageenase, with the protein product MKVQLKHFYATTMALLAMGCSKEIEENQNAEPLETVTELQVSDGRFYRPPSNAVLSNVKNLVTDFNVNNRDNNDDSAKLNTAIANLSSSGGKLIIPAGKYYLNKIRMQSNVHLEIDKGATIYPTRGIAANSNHRIFDFASKTGEKIENVSIIGKGGNFTVDLRGNSSKNLIVADVGNVENFKISNFDIKDEKTVFASILISFTGKPGDSWPHKGIIQNVNQTNAHTGYGLIQAYAADNILFKNLKCKGGVTLRLETDNLAMKAANRGGVRDIFATKISNTNGLTPVMFSPHFMENGKVTIDDVTAIGCAYAVRVEHGFIEIFDKENRANGQAYKNYIEGILGAGSVSELYKRNNGRTWAVRIANDFSERAYNHSNPAVNGIKPGSFKNSTVKNVKVTYKNTGAKLKHLFLPYLPCSEWSKLCKPGPTGFEYNGPSLGVSIDNTKRDNSLGNYNVQVITSKVQGFPNNYILNVKHNTAKVCNNGIGTIASCN
- a CDS encoding heavy metal-binding domain-containing protein codes for the protein MKLKKIIYIAVISVTTLTTVSACKDNKKNVESNEVSALLYSCPMNCEDGKSYHEAGSCPVCKMDLMLTDKEISATCQAHLDGKCKCEGDTCACVNCEEHAKKMTCTIGEDGKCTDKNCKKHTKNKDCVMNEDGKCVCESGKCTCVDCASKTNKV
- a CDS encoding polysaccharide lyase family 7 protein — its product is MKKMTNYKFLATGIFSIAVFLTSCSQTEQEEVVLAPEAMEAPKLSAKVYQISDFYIETSWLSGEDSRSTKSFSSTGTDNESWYDKNSSGYYTMKSLATDGNRTEWKEIEESSLTNGKSMIYKAKVESIPENGVTIAQIHNRGNNVNRPWLRVFIDDDRKIKIKVTTNNPSNSSGTYQEYTGATYSQGSDYILSITYNGGGATVKVTTSSGSTIINKTISPSSSWNSYSNTYYFKAGVYTEGDDKQPKITFNYFYFND
- a CDS encoding LemA family protein: MIFLVVLAIILIPVFMGVSIYNGLVRKKTLMKEGWSSIDVFLKKRNDLIPNLIETVKGYATHEKTLFENVTKSRNMVQNANTVADQSAAENALKNSMMNLFAVSENYPDLKANQNFIELQNELTSMEEEIEMARRYYNGTVTDNNIAIETFPSNIVANMFNFEKGTFFEIKDAAQREPVKVSF
- a CDS encoding glycosyltransferase family 4 protein translates to MLNIYASYDVFPSSKGSSTHIKEMITALATHAEELSLLCLRGNAKLPAVQKHDNILIKRFYSEEKLNYLEKASLFSERIYLEISQNEKEIKIAHFRDIWSGLGITAHKNIPSVFEVNALTSIELPYHYPNLTDEFLEKLKFLEQKCLDEATVIITPSATTKKFLIAAYAVPEEKINVIPNGAYIPESFDKPEDAPDHYIIYFGALQRWQGIEVLLKAMSYLKDYPDLKLLICSSVKEKAFKPLKKLIEKLELADRVIVKTQVQREELYNYIHFATLSIAPLKACDRNITQGCSPLKILESMACGTALVASDLPVVRELVSEQEAMLVEPDRELDLARSIRFLLDTPEEREILAAKALQKMKEEFTWELQVNKLNQVYKNLT